GCGTCGCGATCCCGAAATGATGGAGTCGTGTTTATTTCCTGCGAACAGCAACGCGCCTAATCCGGGTCATTAACCGGCGCGAAATCGTGAAAAATTTCACAAACTTTCTTGCCCGCGTCTGTGACGAGGATTAAACATGCCGTGCGGTTTCGGGATGCCTCTGATTTTGTCGTCGCGGTGCCAAAATATGGCCGGCGATAAAAAGCGTTGACGCTGGCGGGCTATTCGCAACAATCACCGGCTCGCGCGAAAAAAAGCTGTGTCCTGACCGCTTACCGGAACGGTTGCGCGAGCGAACAAACTAAATGTCGGACATCTTTCCAAAGTGGACGAACCGGCTTCCCCTTCAAATCGCCGTCGGCACTTTGCTCCTCGGCACCGCGTTGACCGCAGGTATGTGGTACTATTTCACTCCAAAATACACGCGGGTCGGCTATCAGCCCATTCAACCGGTCGCATTTTCACATGCGATTCACGTGGACCAGCTCGGCATGGATTGCCGGTATTGCCACAGCACTGTGGAGAAATCCTGGTATTCCAATGTTCCGTCCGCGTCCACCTGCATGAACTGTCACAATCAGGTTTTGAAGGACAGTTCCAAACTGGAGCTGGTTCGGGAAAGCGCGGCCACGGGCAAGCCGATTCCGTGGGTTCACATCCACAAGACTCCCGACTACGTGTACTTCAACCATTCCGTTCATGTGAACCGGGGCATCAGTTGCGTTGAGTGCCACGGACAGATCAACAAGATGGACGAGGTTTATCATGCGAAGCCGTTCAGCATGAGCTTCTGTCTGGACTGCCATCGCAATCCTGCGGCGCATGTGCGCCCACCCGACAAGATCACCGACCTGGATTGGAAGTGGAACGACGACCCGAAGATCGCCGCCGAATTGCAGAAGCAGAACGGCGATAAGTTCGTCCACGACTGGAAGGTCCAGTCGCTGCAAAGCTGTTCCACCTGTCACCGATGAGCAAAACCATTCCTCCAACCTGCCCGGAACCGGAGACCGGCCCGAAGTACTGGCGCAGCCTGGATCACCTGGCCGACACGGCGGAGTTTCGCCAGTGGGTGGAGCGCGAATTCCCGGCGGGCGCCAGCGAACTGACCGACCCGGTGACGCGGCGGCATTTCGTGAAGATCATGTCCGCGTCGTTTTTGCTGGCGGGTTTTGGTCTGAGCGGCTGTCGCCGGCCGGAGGAAAAGATTCTG
The DNA window shown above is from Candidatus Angelobacter sp. and carries:
- a CDS encoding cytochrome c3 family protein, with the protein product MSDIFPKWTNRLPLQIAVGTLLLGTALTAGMWYYFTPKYTRVGYQPIQPVAFSHAIHVDQLGMDCRYCHSTVEKSWYSNVPSASTCMNCHNQVLKDSSKLELVRESAATGKPIPWVHIHKTPDYVYFNHSVHVNRGISCVECHGQINKMDEVYHAKPFSMSFCLDCHRNPAAHVRPPDKITDLDWKWNDDPKIAAELQKQNGDKFVHDWKVQSLQSCSTCHR